A single genomic interval of Saccharothrix saharensis harbors:
- a CDS encoding alpha-L-arabinofuranosidase C-terminal domain-containing protein produces MTTAQRSGGRPGRRWISALVAAVLPVTIGVTLSAAPSAVAVEGETWTDDFASTALRPEWEVVNEDPGAWSLRDGSLRVTGQTGDTYQAVNTARNVFVVDVPAGDFTAEVTVRAPVAKTYQGAGLIAWQDMDNYVRSGLTFVGTLAPSGIAIENDVETAAVFRAERFVDRPGSTGETLQLQRVGDTITTRYKDAAGAWVDASSVTAAFQTTQVGVYALGALDGTALDAAFDDFRVTAAAGRDIQPGGTFSLKGAAGAHLVEAEAGLALSPEPPLSTLAFTAAAQADGTVHLRTAKGDRPVVVTDGRLALGQTGGAATPVRLTDAAGGELFLRDADGTGYAGGQNPLAFGDKASAVRFKLAQVSTSDAELAIDGDAAAAQISDTMFGIFYEDINYAADGGLYAELVRNRSFEFDSSDNASFTGMTGWEVVNGGGTAPQALVVNDDTRLNALNRNHFRLVTDGPGDGLRNLGYNRGFAVKAGARYDASVWARTTTAQDLAIRLLSADGAVAYAEGSVAVDGSDTWKQYPVTLTATGTTDAARLVVTAGAASTVGLDMISVMPQDRWVGPVNGKSVLRKDLAEKIAAMKPKFLRFPGGCVTNVGTFRTYEESGYTDRRRTYQWKETIGAVEERPTNWNFWGYNQSYGIGYLEYFKFAEDLGAEPLPVVSVGANGCGSTIPEMKDPAMIARWVDDTLDLIEFANGDVTTEWGAKRAALGHPEPFGLDMIGLGNEENTTTFEANFPVFRDAIEARHPEITIISNSGPDDAGARFDTLWDFNRRQNVDMVDEHYYNDPDWFLLNNHRYDDYDRNGPKVFLGEYASRGNTFHNALVEASYMTGLQRNADVVKLASYAPLLSNESYVQWNPDAIWFDNDESWNTPNWEVQKMFGNNVGDEVVPSTFTGSVNQSVVNGGVFLSTWNTAAAYDNVRVTSNADGATLFSDDFADGDQWNPAAGTWAVADGQYVQSSATTTDARSTIDDAYAKDWTNYTLELDAKKLSGAEGFLIGFGAKGTNDFYWWNLGGWNNTRSVLQKASGGSAVEVESVEGHSVATGETYRVKVVVAGNTISLYLNGELQMTYESGADEKLFQVVTRDKAGGDIVAKVVNTSTETVRTRVTVADAGVLPDGEVIQMTGAPGDTNTKDAPTKVVPTTRQIGGLSNDFGYDFPAQSITFLRLRTADAVAPVVDDVTVQGRTVNGWYGDPVTVSATATDDRRLDRIEFRVDGGAWVPGTQVQVGGDGRHTVEVRAVDAAGNVGAVRPVEFGIDSVAPVSNAAVDSAARTVAVRAADSGVGVDRIETRLGAADWRPYTAPVVVGDAETAVQFRAVDRLGNVEEPGTVVVPAKQAQLKSTTTTVTPSKPKVEQGAVVPLTVKVGTSGGTTPTGEVRLLGSSGPLASATLSGGTARLSLDTSGLRVGEHTLVVRYVGDGGHSPSQTSVVVRVTKPRRG; encoded by the coding sequence ATGACGACAGCGCAGCGGTCGGGCGGCAGACCCGGCCGACGGTGGATCAGCGCCCTGGTGGCCGCGGTTCTGCCGGTCACCATCGGGGTCACGCTCTCCGCGGCACCCAGTGCGGTGGCGGTCGAAGGAGAGACGTGGACGGACGACTTCGCCTCGACGGCGCTCCGGCCGGAGTGGGAGGTCGTCAACGAGGACCCGGGCGCCTGGTCGCTCCGCGACGGATCACTGCGGGTCACCGGCCAGACCGGTGACACCTACCAGGCGGTGAACACGGCGCGGAACGTGTTCGTGGTCGACGTCCCGGCGGGCGACTTCACCGCCGAGGTGACCGTCCGGGCACCGGTCGCGAAGACCTACCAGGGCGCCGGTCTGATCGCCTGGCAGGACATGGACAACTACGTCCGCTCCGGCCTGACGTTCGTCGGCACGCTGGCCCCGTCCGGCATCGCGATCGAGAACGACGTCGAGACCGCCGCGGTGTTCCGCGCCGAGCGGTTCGTCGACCGGCCGGGCTCGACCGGCGAGACGCTCCAGTTGCAGCGGGTCGGCGACACGATCACCACCCGGTACAAGGACGCCGCCGGCGCGTGGGTGGACGCCTCGTCCGTCACCGCCGCGTTCCAGACGACCCAGGTCGGCGTCTACGCCCTCGGCGCGCTCGACGGCACCGCGCTCGACGCCGCGTTCGACGACTTCCGCGTCACCGCCGCCGCGGGTCGGGACATCCAGCCCGGCGGCACGTTCTCGCTCAAGGGCGCCGCGGGCGCCCACCTGGTCGAGGCGGAAGCCGGGCTGGCCCTCTCGCCCGAGCCGCCGCTGTCCACCCTGGCGTTCACCGCGGCCGCCCAGGCCGACGGCACGGTCCACCTGCGCACCGCCAAGGGCGACCGCCCGGTCGTCGTCACCGACGGCCGCCTCGCGCTCGGCCAGACCGGCGGCGCGGCCACGCCCGTGCGGCTGACCGACGCCGCGGGCGGCGAGCTCTTCCTGCGCGACGCCGACGGCACCGGTTACGCGGGCGGGCAGAACCCGCTGGCGTTCGGCGACAAGGCCTCCGCCGTCCGGTTCAAGCTGGCCCAGGTCAGCACGTCCGACGCGGAGCTGGCCATCGACGGCGACGCGGCCGCCGCGCAGATCAGCGACACGATGTTCGGCATCTTCTACGAGGACATCAACTACGCGGCCGACGGCGGCCTCTACGCCGAGCTGGTGCGCAACCGGTCGTTCGAGTTCGACTCCTCGGACAACGCGAGCTTCACCGGCATGACCGGCTGGGAGGTCGTCAACGGTGGCGGCACGGCTCCGCAGGCGCTCGTCGTCAACGACGACACCCGGCTCAACGCGCTGAACCGCAACCACTTCCGGCTGGTCACCGACGGTCCCGGCGACGGCCTGCGCAACCTCGGCTACAACCGCGGCTTCGCGGTCAAGGCGGGCGCGAGGTACGACGCCTCGGTGTGGGCGCGCACGACGACCGCGCAGGACCTGGCGATCCGGCTGCTCAGCGCGGACGGCGCGGTCGCCTACGCCGAGGGGTCCGTGGCCGTCGACGGCTCGGACACCTGGAAGCAGTACCCGGTCACGCTGACCGCGACCGGCACGACCGACGCCGCACGGCTGGTCGTCACGGCGGGCGCGGCCTCGACCGTCGGCCTGGACATGATCTCGGTCATGCCGCAGGACCGCTGGGTCGGCCCGGTGAACGGCAAGTCGGTGCTGCGCAAGGACCTGGCCGAGAAGATCGCCGCGATGAAGCCGAAGTTCCTGCGCTTCCCCGGCGGCTGCGTCACCAACGTCGGCACGTTCCGCACCTACGAGGAGAGCGGCTACACCGACCGCCGCCGCACCTACCAGTGGAAGGAGACGATCGGCGCGGTCGAGGAGCGGCCGACCAACTGGAACTTCTGGGGCTACAACCAGTCCTACGGCATCGGCTACCTCGAGTACTTCAAGTTCGCCGAGGACCTCGGCGCCGAGCCGCTGCCCGTGGTCTCGGTCGGCGCAAACGGTTGCGGCAGCACCATCCCCGAGATGAAGGACCCGGCGATGATCGCCCGCTGGGTCGACGACACCCTCGACCTCATCGAGTTCGCCAACGGTGACGTCACCACCGAGTGGGGCGCGAAGCGTGCCGCGCTCGGCCACCCGGAGCCGTTCGGGCTGGACATGATCGGCCTGGGCAACGAGGAGAACACGACGACCTTCGAGGCGAACTTCCCGGTCTTCCGGGACGCCATCGAGGCGCGTCACCCGGAGATCACCATCATCTCCAACTCCGGCCCGGACGACGCGGGCGCGCGGTTCGACACCCTGTGGGACTTCAACCGCCGGCAGAACGTCGACATGGTCGACGAGCACTACTACAACGACCCCGACTGGTTCCTGCTGAACAACCACCGATACGACGACTACGACCGCAACGGCCCCAAGGTGTTCCTGGGCGAGTACGCCTCGCGCGGCAACACGTTCCACAACGCCCTGGTCGAGGCGTCGTACATGACGGGCCTGCAGCGCAACGCCGACGTGGTCAAGCTGGCGTCCTACGCGCCGCTGCTGTCCAACGAGTCGTACGTGCAGTGGAACCCGGACGCCATCTGGTTCGACAACGACGAGTCGTGGAACACCCCCAACTGGGAGGTGCAGAAGATGTTCGGCAACAACGTCGGCGACGAGGTCGTGCCGAGCACCTTCACCGGCTCGGTCAACCAGTCGGTCGTCAACGGCGGCGTCTTCCTGTCCACCTGGAACACCGCCGCCGCCTACGACAACGTCCGGGTGACGTCCAACGCCGACGGCGCGACGCTGTTCTCCGACGACTTCGCCGACGGGGACCAGTGGAACCCGGCCGCGGGCACCTGGGCCGTCGCCGACGGCCAGTACGTCCAGTCGTCGGCGACGACCACGGACGCGCGCAGCACCATCGACGACGCGTACGCGAAGGACTGGACGAACTACACGCTGGAGCTGGACGCCAAGAAGCTCTCCGGGGCCGAGGGCTTCCTGATCGGGTTCGGCGCCAAGGGCACCAACGACTTCTACTGGTGGAACCTCGGCGGCTGGAACAACACCCGGTCGGTGCTGCAGAAGGCCTCCGGCGGCAGTGCGGTCGAGGTCGAGTCCGTCGAGGGCCACAGCGTGGCCACCGGCGAGACCTACCGGGTGAAGGTGGTCGTCGCGGGCAACACGATCTCGCTGTACCTCAACGGCGAGCTGCAGATGACGTACGAGTCCGGCGCGGACGAGAAGCTGTTCCAGGTCGTCACGCGGGACAAGGCCGGCGGCGACATCGTGGCCAAAGTGGTCAACACCTCGACCGAGACGGTCCGCACGCGGGTCACCGTCGCGGACGCGGGCGTGCTGCCCGACGGCGAGGTCATCCAGATGACCGGCGCGCCCGGTGACACCAACACCAAGGACGCCCCGACCAAGGTGGTGCCGACGACGAGGCAGATCGGCGGGCTGTCGAACGACTTCGGCTACGACTTCCCGGCGCAGTCGATCACCTTCCTGCGGTTGCGCACCGCGGACGCCGTCGCGCCGGTCGTCGACGACGTGACGGTGCAGGGCAGGACGGTCAACGGCTGGTACGGCGACCCGGTCACCGTGTCGGCGACCGCCACCGACGACCGACGGCTCGACCGCATCGAGTTCCGGGTCGACGGCGGCGCGTGGGTGCCCGGCACGCAGGTCCAGGTCGGCGGCGACGGCCGGCACACCGTCGAGGTCCGCGCGGTGGACGCGGCCGGCAACGTCGGTGCGGTGCGGCCGGTGGAGTTCGGCATCGACAGCGTCGCGCCCGTCTCGAACGCCGCGGTCGACAGCGCGGCGCGCACCGTCGCGGTCCGCGCCGCGGACTCCGGCGTCGGCGTCGACCGGATCGAGACCCGGCTCGGCGCGGCCGACTGGCGGCCCTACACGGCCCCGGTCGTGGTCGGTGACGCCGAGACCGCGGTGCAGTTCCGCGCGGTCGACCGGCTGGGCAACGTCGAGGAGCCCGGCACGGTCGTGGTGCCCGCGAAGCAGGCACAGCTGAAGTCGACCACGACGACGGTGACGCCGTCGAAGCCGAAGGTCGAGCAGGGCGCCGTCGTCCCGCTGACCGTGAAGGTCGGCACGTCCGGTGGCACGACGCCGACCGGTGAGGTCCGGCTGCTGGGGTCCTCCGGGCCGCTGGCGTCGGCGACGTTGTCGGGCGGGACCGCGAGGTTGTCGCTCGACACCAGCGGCCTGCGCGTCGGCGAGCACACCCTGGTGGTGCGCTACGTGGGCGACGGCGGGCACAGCCCTTCACAGACCAGCGTGGTCGTGCGGGTCACCAAGCCGAGGAGAGGGTGA
- a CDS encoding DUF732 domain-containing protein, which translates to MPVPSAPGQTTGDKRAAYLAALSAAGISLTADGDAEVEVAQVVCEELAKGADRAELLSLLSSLGGPLTPAWAETMVSTAEKTYC; encoded by the coding sequence GTGCCCGTTCCCAGCGCCCCCGGCCAGACGACCGGTGACAAGCGGGCCGCCTACCTCGCCGCCCTCTCGGCCGCCGGTATATCGCTGACCGCCGACGGCGACGCAGAGGTGGAGGTGGCTCAGGTGGTGTGCGAAGAGCTCGCGAAAGGTGCCGATCGGGCGGAGCTGCTGAGCCTGCTGTCCTCGCTGGGTGGGCCGCTCACGCCGGCATGGGCCGAGACCATGGTGTCCACCGCGGAGAAGACCTACTGCTGA
- a CDS encoding trypsin-like serine protease, which yields MRTATVAAAVVALAAVTAWPASAINTYNAVPAPERTEVGALVATWDDDDNPATPDRVDWVCSGTMVDADTFLTAAHCVDGWPSNVEFHVSLLQDVQGALDAATGTPAQKAAAVGVAGVAHAHPAYPGNSADSHDIAVIQLPAEQVAARWSFTPATLPTAGRLDTMSPKALDATEYTVVGYGTEEARNGPGGHTHPGGGVRMKAPLGFNALNNTWLRLSMNESQGNGGACYGDSGGPNFATIDGRRVLVATTITGDAPCYATNVVYRLDAPSARSFLAPFVALP from the coding sequence ATGCGCACAGCAACCGTGGCCGCCGCGGTCGTCGCACTGGCCGCCGTGACCGCTTGGCCGGCTTCCGCGATCAACACCTACAACGCCGTGCCCGCACCGGAACGCACCGAGGTGGGGGCGTTGGTCGCGACGTGGGACGACGACGACAACCCCGCCACGCCGGACCGCGTCGACTGGGTGTGCAGCGGCACGATGGTGGACGCCGACACGTTCCTCACCGCCGCCCACTGCGTCGACGGTTGGCCGTCGAACGTCGAGTTCCACGTCTCGCTGCTCCAGGACGTGCAGGGAGCGCTCGACGCCGCGACGGGCACCCCGGCCCAGAAGGCGGCGGCCGTCGGCGTGGCGGGCGTGGCCCACGCCCACCCGGCCTACCCGGGCAACTCCGCCGACTCGCACGACATCGCCGTGATCCAATTGCCCGCCGAGCAGGTGGCCGCGCGCTGGAGCTTCACCCCCGCCACCCTGCCGACCGCGGGCAGGCTCGACACGATGAGCCCGAAGGCGCTCGACGCCACCGAGTACACCGTCGTCGGCTACGGCACCGAGGAAGCCCGGAACGGCCCCGGTGGCCACACCCACCCCGGCGGCGGCGTGCGGATGAAGGCACCGCTCGGCTTCAACGCGCTCAACAACACCTGGCTGCGACTGTCGATGAACGAGTCGCAGGGCAACGGCGGCGCGTGCTACGGCGACTCCGGCGGCCCGAACTTCGCCACCATCGACGGCCGCCGCGTCCTCGTGGCCACCACGATCACCGGCGACGCCCCGTGCTACGCGACCAACGTCGTGTACCGCCTGGACGCGCCATCGGCGCGCTCGTTCCTGGCACCCTTCGTCGCCCTCCCGTGA
- a CDS encoding tetratricopeptide repeat protein, producing MAANPWARPGGIEEHVEWVDPTPTDPILRIPPTPPEPRSTAAAVLLNLTGVGAGYFYLRRRVLAWTAAGLAVALVVLAFATNAAANPWLWRAVAAVWVLVLVLDAWRIAVKHPPVANRRPVVIGAVAVVAVVGAYIGYGVLGRNTYDDGLAAQGRGDCAAATSRFEAVTGPYELTLSSDVAAAGRGLVECADFTHAADSADEAAAVQRYGRFRVDHPDSPLGPFVRAELVETYTTWARRLRDEGRPADAIKVYRDLLAEDESFAPEVADAYLRLAKKITAEPPVSAGAGATALTTIADEFGDTPAAKEVPAAFDALYAAATAPLAAGQPCQAVDVLAFFADLKDDVAAKVAGQAKSQYPRAMLDCGLNELRDGQATVATGFLERFIRTFPEHGDLPQARSALIAAEVAVGTGARVPVPAPLGTGGPLTITFYNTVNSPIDMKLAGSTAHEFTLPACTGCPEAYAAGTGDEACDSPVGRPLFAVGLNAGTHHLLADFEGSGKMVKQFDAAVGGFDLYCLYVENGN from the coding sequence GTGGCGGCGAATCCGTGGGCGCGGCCGGGCGGGATCGAGGAGCACGTCGAGTGGGTCGACCCGACGCCGACCGACCCGATCCTGCGGATCCCGCCGACGCCGCCCGAGCCGAGGTCCACCGCGGCCGCCGTGCTGCTGAACCTCACCGGGGTCGGCGCCGGCTACTTCTACCTGCGCCGGCGCGTGCTGGCCTGGACGGCGGCGGGTCTCGCCGTCGCGCTCGTCGTGCTGGCCTTCGCCACCAACGCGGCGGCCAACCCGTGGTTGTGGCGGGCCGTGGCGGCGGTCTGGGTCCTCGTCCTCGTCCTCGACGCGTGGCGGATCGCGGTGAAGCACCCGCCGGTCGCGAACCGCCGGCCGGTGGTGATCGGGGCGGTCGCGGTGGTCGCCGTGGTGGGCGCGTACATCGGGTACGGCGTGCTCGGCCGCAACACCTACGACGACGGGCTCGCCGCTCAAGGCCGCGGTGACTGCGCCGCGGCGACCAGCCGGTTCGAGGCGGTGACCGGGCCCTACGAACTGACGCTCAGCTCGGACGTCGCCGCGGCCGGCCGCGGCTTGGTCGAGTGCGCCGACTTCACCCACGCGGCCGACTCCGCGGACGAAGCCGCGGCGGTGCAGCGCTACGGCCGGTTCCGCGTCGACCACCCGGACAGCCCGCTGGGCCCGTTCGTCCGCGCCGAGCTCGTCGAGACGTACACGACCTGGGCCCGCCGCCTGCGCGACGAGGGCCGGCCGGCCGACGCGATCAAGGTCTACCGCGACCTGCTCGCCGAGGACGAGTCGTTCGCCCCGGAGGTCGCCGACGCCTACCTGAGGCTGGCGAAGAAGATCACCGCCGAACCGCCCGTCAGCGCCGGCGCCGGTGCCACCGCCCTGACGACGATCGCCGACGAGTTCGGTGACACGCCGGCCGCCAAGGAGGTGCCGGCGGCGTTCGACGCGCTCTACGCGGCGGCCACCGCGCCGCTCGCCGCCGGCCAACCGTGCCAGGCGGTGGACGTCCTCGCCTTCTTCGCGGACCTGAAGGACGACGTCGCCGCGAAGGTGGCGGGCCAGGCGAAGAGCCAGTACCCGCGGGCCATGCTCGACTGCGGGTTGAACGAGCTGCGCGACGGCCAGGCGACGGTCGCGACCGGGTTCCTGGAGCGGTTCATCAGGACCTTCCCGGAACACGGTGACCTGCCGCAGGCCAGGTCGGCCCTCATCGCCGCCGAGGTGGCCGTCGGCACCGGCGCGCGGGTGCCGGTGCCCGCACCCCTGGGCACGGGCGGCCCGCTCACGATCACCTTCTACAACACCGTCAACAGCCCGATCGACATGAAGCTGGCAGGCTCCACGGCGCACGAGTTCACGCTGCCGGCGTGCACGGGTTGCCCGGAGGCCTACGCGGCCGGCACCGGCGACGAGGCCTGCGACTCGCCCGTCGGGCGGCCCCTGTTCGCCGTCGGCCTGAACGCGGGCACCCACCACCTGCTCGCCGACTTCGAGGGCAGCGGGAAGATGGTGAAGCAGTTCGACGCCGCCGTCGGCGGGTTCGACCTGTACTGCCTGTACGTGGAGAACGGCAACTGA
- a CDS encoding alpha/beta fold hydrolase: protein MRYTTRVEGGIRYIDTGPRGTSGTGFLLIHGLGGSLEQWIPVIGLLSPTARVIAIDVPGFGHSRTRRGDFDLTAAVERISGVLDALHVDRCVVVSHSISCVVAAGLAAARPDAVRSLVLVSGALLRASEIAQRPSRALRHPKLGLVVLTQFLAGVVPVPRFLLNALASSALLRTVTLWPFVAHPGRIPTEHLVEALTGSGSLAVLRILLTANAIDYHRLLSAVEQPVTLVIGDRDRLIDADDVARLRGMMRVVRVSVIRGCGHWPWLEQPSQLAARLTSSETS from the coding sequence ATGCGGTACACGACCAGGGTCGAAGGCGGCATCCGCTACATCGACACCGGACCGCGCGGCACCTCCGGAACCGGGTTCCTGCTCATCCACGGGCTGGGCGGATCACTCGAGCAGTGGATACCCGTGATCGGCCTGCTGAGCCCCACCGCACGGGTGATCGCGATCGACGTGCCCGGGTTCGGGCACAGCCGCACGCGGCGCGGCGACTTCGACCTCACCGCCGCGGTCGAGCGGATCTCGGGCGTGCTGGACGCGCTCCACGTCGACCGCTGCGTGGTGGTGTCGCACTCGATCAGCTGCGTGGTCGCCGCGGGGCTCGCCGCGGCCCGGCCGGACGCCGTCCGCAGCCTGGTCCTGGTCAGCGGCGCGTTGTTGCGGGCCTCCGAGATAGCGCAGCGCCCGAGCCGGGCACTGCGGCACCCGAAGCTCGGTCTGGTGGTCCTCACCCAGTTCCTGGCGGGTGTCGTACCGGTGCCGAGGTTCCTGCTCAACGCCCTCGCCTCGTCCGCCCTCCTCCGCACGGTCACGCTGTGGCCGTTCGTGGCCCATCCCGGCCGCATCCCGACCGAGCACCTGGTGGAGGCCCTGACCGGGAGCGGGAGCCTGGCGGTGCTGCGCATCCTGCTGACCGCGAACGCCATCGACTACCACCGGCTCCTCTCCGCCGTCGAACAGCCGGTCACGCTCGTCATCGGTGACCGGGACCGGTTGATCGACGCGGACGACGTCGCCCGACTGCGCGGGATGATGCGGGTGGTCCGGGTGTCGGTGATCCGCGGGTGCGGCCACTGGCCCTGGCTGGAACAACCGTCACAGCTCGCCGCGCGCCTGACGTCCTCGGAGACCTCATGA